A portion of the Tiliqua scincoides isolate rTilSci1 chromosome 3, rTilSci1.hap2, whole genome shotgun sequence genome contains these proteins:
- the AP1S3 gene encoding AP-1 complex subunit sigma-3 encodes MASWIHFILLFSRQGKLRLQKWFITLPEKERKKITREIVQIILARNQKTSSFVDWKDLKLVYKRYASLYFCCAIENQDNELLTLEIVHRYVELLDRYFGNVCELDIIFNFEKAYFILDEFLMGGEIQETSKKSAVKAIEDADMLQETMEEYMSKPAF; translated from the exons aTACACTTTATACTGCTCTTCAGCCGACAAGGAAAATTAAGACTTCAGAAGTGGTTTATTACACTGCCtgagaaagagaggaaaaagaTCACTCGAGAAATTGTGCAGATTATTCTGGCTCGCAATCAAAAAACGAGCAGCTTTGTCGACTGGAAGGACCTCAAGCTTGTTTACAAAAG GTATGCTAGTTTATATTTTTGCTGTGCAATAGAGAATCAAGATAATGAACTCTTGACCCTAGAGATCGTCCATCGTTATGTAGAGCTATTGGACAGATATTTTGGCAAT GTGTGTGAGCTAGATATTATCTTCAACTTTGAGAAGGCCTATTTTATTCTTGATGAGTTTCTAATGGGAGGAGAAATACAAGAAACATCCAAAAAATCTGCTGTGAAAGCCATAGAGGATGCTGATATGTTACAAGAG acaATGGAAGAATACATGAGCAAGCCTGCCTTTTAA